One part of the Anser cygnoides isolate HZ-2024a breed goose chromosome 9, Taihu_goose_T2T_genome, whole genome shotgun sequence genome encodes these proteins:
- the HDLBP gene encoding vigilin gives MSSVAVLTQESFAEHRSGLAQQQVKVTALNSEEENDPPTYKEAFPPLPEKAPCLEAAQEPAGPWSKIRPIKASVITQVFHVPLEERKYKDMNQFGEGEQAKICLDIMQKTGAHLELSLAKDQGLSIMVSGKLEAVMKARKEIVARLQTQASATVAIPKEHHRFVIGKNGEKLQDLELKTATKIQIPRPDDPSNQIKITGTKEGIEKARHEILLISAEQDKRAVERLDVEKVYHPFIAGPYNKLVSELMQDTGTRINIPPPSVNKTEIVFTGEKEQLAQAVARVKKIYEEKKKKTTTIAVEVKKSQHKYVIGPKGNSLQEILEKTGVSVEIPPTDSSSETVILRGEPEKLGQALTEVYAKANSFTVSSVSAPSWLHRFIIGKKGQNLAKITQQMPKVHIEFTEGEDKITLEGPTEDVNVAQEQIEVMVKDLINRMDYAEINVDHKFHRHLIGKNGANINRIKDLYKVSVRIPPDNEKSNLIRIEGDPQGVQQAKKELLELASRMENERTKDLIIEQKFHRTIIGQKGERIREIREKFPEVIINFPDPAHKSDIVQLRGPKNEVEKCTKYMQKMVADLVENSFSISVPIFKQFHKNIIGKGGANIKKIREESNTKIDLPAENSNSETIVITGKRANCEAARHRILAIQKELANITEVEVSIPSKLHNSLIGAKGRFIRSIMEECGGVHIHFPTEGSGSDTVTIRGPAQDVEKAKKQLLHLAEEKQTKSYTVDLRAKPEYHKFLIGKGGGNIRKVRDNTGARIIFPTSEDKDQELITIMGTEEAVKEAQKELEALIKNLDNVVEDSMVVDPKHHRHFVIRRGQVLREIADEYGGVMVSFPRSGTQSDKVTLKGAKDCVEAAKKRIQEIIEDLEAQVTIECTIPQKFHRSIMGPKGSRIQQITRDYGVQIKFPDREENPAPVAEPAVQENGEEGGEGKDGKDGDPSSPKKCDIIIIAGRREKCEAAKEALQALVPVTIEVEVPFDLHRYIIGQKGSGIRKMMDEFEVNIQVPAPELQSDVITITGLATNLDRAKTGLLERVKELQAEQEDRALRSFKLTVTVDPKYHPKIIGRKGAVITQIRTEHEVNIQFPDKDDESQAQDQITITGYEKNAEAARDAIMKIVGELEQMVSEDVTLDHRVHARIIGARGKAIRKIMDEFKVDIRFPQSGAPDPNCVTVTGLPENVEEAIDHILNLEEEYLADVVDNEAMQVYMKPSSHEESKAPSKGFVVRDAPWATVNNEKAPDMSSSEDFPSFGAQVAPKTLPWGPKR, from the exons ATGAGCTCCGTGGCAGTTTTGACCCAGGAGAGCTTCGCTGAACACCGCAGCGGCCTGGCTCAGCAGCAGGTGAAAG TTACAGCTTTAAACTCTGAAGAAGAGAATGATCCTCCAACCTACAAGGAAGCCTTTCCTCCGCTCCCTGAGAAAGCACCATGTTTGGAAGCTGCCCAGGAACCTGCTGGGCCCTGGAGCAAAATCCGACCGATAAAGGCTTCTGTCATCACTCAG GTGTTTCATGTGCcactggaggagaggaaataCAAGGACATGAATCAGTTTGGAGAAGGCGAGCAGGCCAAGATCTGCCTTGACATCATGCAGAAGACAGGAGCTCACCTGGAGCTGTCTCTCGCAAAGGACCAAGGCCTTTCCATCATGGTCTCTGGCAAGTTGGAAGCAGTCATGAAGGCTCGGAAGGAGATTGTCGCTCGGCTGCAGACTCAG GCTTCAGCAACAGTTGCCATCCCCAAGGAGCACCACCGCTTTGTCATTGGAAAGAACGGCGAGAAGCTGCAGGACCTGGAGCTCAAAACTGCAACTAAAATCCAGATCCCCCGCCCGGATGACCCCAGCAACCAGATCAAGATCACCGGCACTAAAGAAGGGATTGAGAAAGCCCGACATGAGATCCTGCTTATCTCTGCTGAGCAG GATAAGCGCGCCGTGGAGCGGCTGGATGTGGAGAAGGTATACCACCCCTTCATCGCTGGCCCTTACAACAAGCTGGTGAGCGAACTCATGCAGGACACAGGGACGCGCATCAACATTCCTCCACCCAGTGTCAACAAGACAGAGATAGTCTTCACCGGAGAAAAGGAGCAGTTAGCCCAGGCTGTCGCTCGTGTTAAGAAGATCTATGAGGAGAAG aaaaagaagactACTACCATTGCCGTGGAGGTGAAGAAGTCCCAGCACAAGTATGTCATCGGCCCCAAGGGGAATTCCCTGCAGGAGATCTTGGAGAAAACTGGAGTCTCTGTCGAGATCCCACCCACTGACAGTAGCTCGGAGACGGTGATACTGCGAGGCGAGCCCGAAAAGCTTGGGCAGGCATTGACTGAAGTCTATGCAAAG gcCAACAGTTTTACCGTCTCCTCGGTCTCTGCCCCCTCTTGGCTTCATCGTTTCATTATtggaaagaaaggacaaaaccTGGCCAAAATAACTCAGCAGATGCCAAAG GTTCACATCGAATTCACAGAAGGAGAGGATAAAATCACTTTGGAAGGACCTACAGAAGATGTGAATGTGGCTCAGGAACAGATTGAAGTCATGGTCAAGGATCTG ATCAACCGGATGGATTATGCAGAAATCAACGTTGACCACAAATTCCACCGACACCTCATTGGCAAGAATGGAGCTAACA TTAACAGGATTAAGGACCTCTACAAGGTGTCTGTACGCATTCCACCGGACAATGAGAAGAGCAACCTGATCAGAATTGAAGGAGACCCACAGGGGGTCCAACAGGCCAAGAAAGAGCTGCTGGAACTCGCTTCCCGTATG GAAAATGAACGCACCAAGGACCTAATCATTGAGCAGAAATTCCACCGGACCATCATTGGGCAGAAGGGCGAGCGGATCCGGGAAATCCGGGAGAAATTCCCAGAG GTTATCATCAACTTCCCAGACCCAGCGCACAAGAGCGACATTGTCCAACTTAGAGGTCCCAAGAACGAGGTGGAGAAGTGCACCAAGTACATGCAAAAGATGGTGGCAGACCTG GTTGAAAACAGCTTTTCGATTTCTGTCCCCATCTTCAAGCAATTCCACAAGAACATCATAGGGAAAGGAGGTGCCAACATCAAGAAG aTCCGTGAAGAAAGCAACACCAAAATCGATCTCccagcagagaacagcaactCGGAGACAATTGTTATCACAGGAAAGAGAGCGAACTGTGAAGCTGCTCGCCACAGAATTCTTGCCATCCAAAAGGAGCTG GCCAACATCACTGAGGTGGAGGTCTCTATTCCTTCCAAACTGCACAATTCCCTCATTGGCGCCAAAGGCCGCTTCATCCGCTCCATCATGGAGGAGTGTGGTGGAGTCCACATCCACTTTCCCACCGAGGGCTCTGGCAGTGACACCGTGACCATCAGGGGCCCAGCACAGGATGTAGAGAAAGCCAAGAAACAGCTGTTGCACCTGGCAGAAGAGAAG CAAACAAAGAGTTACACTGTGGACCTCCGTGCAAAGCCAGAGTACCACAAATTCCTTATCGGTAAAGGCGGTGGCAACATCCGTAAGGTGCGTGACAACACTGGGGCCCGCATCATCTTCCCAACCTCTGAGGACAAAGATCAGGAGCTGATTACTATCATGGGAACTGAGGAAGCTGTCAAAGAGGCGCAGAAGGAGTTGGAGGCCCTCATCAAGAACCTG GATAACGTGGTTGAAGACTCCATGGTGGTTGACCCCAAGCACCACCGCCACTTCGTCATCCGGAGGGGGCAAGTTCTGCGTGAGATCGCTGATGAGTACGGTGGTGTGATGGTCAGCTTCCCACGCTCTGGCACCCAGAGCGACAAAGTCACCCTCAAGGGAGCCAAGGACTGCGTGGAGGCAGCCAAGAAACGCATCCAGGAGATCATCGAGGACCTG GAAGCTCAAGTGACAATCGAATGCACCATCCCACAAAAGTTCCACCGCTCCATTATGGGCCCCAAAGGATCCCGGATCCAGCAGATCACCCGGGACTATGGTGTCCAGATCAAATTCCCTGACAGGGAGGAGAACCCAG CCCCTGTCGCAGAGCCAGCTGTGCAAGAGAATGGCGAGGAGGGTGGGGAAGGCAAGGATGGGAAGGATGGAGACCCCAGCTCTCCAAAGAAGTGTGATATCATCATCATCGCTGGCCGCAGGGAGAAGTGTGAGGCAGCAAAGGAGGCGCTGCAG GCTCTGGTTCCTGTCACCATTGAAGTGGAAGTTCCCTTTGATCTTCACCGTTATATCATTGGCCAGAAAGGAAGTGGGATCCGTAAAATGATGGACGAGTTTGAA GTAAACATCCAGGTCCCTGCTCCTGAGCTGCAGTCAGATGTCATCACCATCACTGGGCTGGCCACCAACCTGGACCGTGCCAAGACTGGGCTGCTGGAAAGAgtgaaggagctgcaggctgaACAAGAGGATCGG GCCTTGCGAAGCTTCAAGCTGACAGTCACTGTGGATCCCAAGTATCACCCTAAAATCATTGGGCGTAAGGGAGCAGTGATCACCCAGATCCGCACAGAGCATGAGGTCAACATCCAGTTCCCTGACAAGGATGATGAAAGTCAG GCCCAAGACCAGATCACCATCACTGGCTATGAGAAGAATGCTGAGGCTGCCCGGGATGCCATCATGAAGATTGTTGGCGAGCTGGAGCAGATGGTCTCTGAGGATGTGACTCTGGACCACCGTGTTCACGCACGCATCATTGGTGCACGTGGCAAAGCCATCCGCAAAATCATGGATGAATTCAAG